From Fusobacterium simiae, a single genomic window includes:
- the rnc gene encoding ribonuclease III: MKNLLDLEHKLNYYFNDRNLLKNALLHKSLGNERKEYKNQNNERLELLGDAVLDLIVAEYLYKNYKNASEGTIAKLKAMIVSEPILAKISRQIGVGKFLMLSRGEVMSGGRNRESILADSFEAILGAVYIDSNLDDARVFTLSHIKQYIDHIEENEDILDFKSILQEYVQKEFRTVPIYELVAERGPDHMKEFEIQVIVGNYREKAVARNKKKAEQLSAKALCLKLGVKYHEAL, from the coding sequence TAAACTAAATTATTATTTTAATGATAGAAATCTATTAAAAAATGCTCTTCTTCATAAATCACTTGGTAACGAAAGAAAAGAATATAAAAATCAAAATAATGAGAGACTAGAACTGCTAGGAGATGCAGTTCTAGATCTTATTGTTGCTGAATATTTATATAAAAATTATAAAAATGCTTCTGAAGGAACAATAGCAAAATTAAAAGCTATGATAGTTAGTGAGCCTATACTTGCAAAAATTTCTCGTCAGATAGGAGTTGGAAAATTTCTTATGTTAAGTAGAGGAGAAGTTATGTCAGGTGGAAGAAACAGAGAATCAATACTTGCAGACTCTTTTGAAGCCATATTAGGGGCAGTTTATATAGATTCTAATTTAGATGATGCAAGAGTTTTTACTTTGAGTCATATAAAACAATATATAGATCATATAGAAGAAAATGAAGATATTTTAGACTTTAAAAGTATTTTACAGGAGTATGTACAAAAAGAATTTAGAACAGTTCCAATTTATGAACTAGTAGCAGAAAGAGGACCTGACCATATGAAAGAATTTGAAATTCAAGTGATTGTTGGCAATTATAGAGAAAAAGCAGTTGCTAGAAATAAGAAAAAAGCAGAACAATTGTCAGCAAAGGCATTGTGTTTAAAGTTGGGAGTAAAATATCATGAAGCATTATAA